In the Klebsiella aerogenes KCTC 2190 genome, one interval contains:
- a CDS encoding histidine kinase, with protein sequence MEWWVKKVRKNSSTATTCVVLQSGQFMVIAEIESRCRLQEGDKLTPGPNALYYINNNGAATLRVISASNFSAERWAQTA encoded by the coding sequence ATGGAGTGGTGGGTAAAGAAAGTACGGAAAAATTCCTCTACAGCAACGACTTGCGTGGTTCTACAGAGCGGTCAGTTCATGGTGATTGCTGAAATCGAAAGCCGATGCAGACTGCAGGAAGGCGATAAGTTAACGCCTGGTCCTAATGCGCTTTATTACATCAACAATAACGGCGCGGCGACATTAAGAGTGATAAGCGCAAGTAATTTTAGCGCCGAACGTTGGGCACAGACAGCCTGA
- a CDS encoding AMP nucleosidase gives MNQKAVSLTPEQALSQLEAQYERAVNALRKAIGEYIHHNILPDEIARAEGLFVYPQLSVSWDGAEHKALKTRAWGRFTHAGCYTTTITNPKLFRAYLLEQLTLLYQDYGAHISVGNSQHEIPFPYVIDGSALTLDRSMSAGLTRYFPTTELSQIGDETADGLFHATEYYPLSHFDARRVDFSLARLKHYTGTPVEHFQPYVLFTNYTRYVDEFVSWGCSQILDPDSPYIALSCAGGIWITADTEAPEEAISDLAWKKHQMPAWHLITNDGQGITLINIGVGPANAKNICDHLAVLRPDVWLMIGHCGGLRESQSIGDYVLAHAYLRDDHVLDAVLPPDIPIPSIAEVQRALYDATKQVSGMPGEEVKQRLRTGTVVTTDDRNWELRYSASALRFNLSRAVAIDMESATIAAQGYRFRVPYGTLLCVSDKPLHGEIKLPGQANRFYEGAISEHLQIGIRAIDLLRAEGDHMHSRKLRTFNEPPFR, from the coding sequence ATGAACCAGAAGGCCGTCAGTCTGACCCCGGAGCAGGCGCTTTCCCAGTTGGAAGCGCAGTATGAAAGAGCGGTTAACGCGTTGCGTAAGGCCATTGGCGAGTACATTCACCACAATATTCTTCCTGATGAAATAGCCCGTGCTGAAGGCTTATTCGTCTATCCTCAATTGTCTGTCTCGTGGGATGGCGCCGAGCACAAAGCCTTAAAAACCCGAGCCTGGGGGCGATTCACCCATGCAGGCTGCTACACCACCACCATTACCAATCCAAAACTCTTTCGCGCTTATCTGCTGGAACAATTAACTCTGCTGTATCAGGACTATGGCGCGCATATTAGCGTCGGCAATTCGCAGCACGAAATTCCCTTCCCTTACGTGATTGATGGCTCTGCGCTGACGCTGGATCGCTCGATGAGCGCCGGATTAACGCGTTATTTTCCGACCACCGAACTGTCGCAGATTGGCGATGAAACCGCCGATGGTCTGTTCCACGCCACCGAGTATTATCCGCTGTCGCATTTTGACGCCCGCCGCGTCGATTTTTCACTGGCACGCCTGAAGCACTACACCGGCACGCCGGTTGAGCACTTCCAGCCGTATGTCTTGTTTACCAACTACACGCGTTACGTCGATGAATTCGTCAGTTGGGGCTGTAGCCAGATCCTCGATCCGGATAGCCCGTACATTGCCCTCTCCTGTGCGGGCGGGATTTGGATCACCGCCGACACGGAGGCACCGGAAGAGGCGATTTCCGATCTGGCATGGAAAAAACACCAGATGCCGGCCTGGCACCTGATCACTAACGACGGTCAGGGAATTACATTGATCAACATCGGCGTCGGCCCGGCCAATGCCAAAAATATTTGCGATCATCTCGCGGTGCTGCGCCCTGACGTCTGGCTGATGATTGGTCACTGTGGCGGTCTGCGTGAGAGCCAGTCGATAGGCGACTATGTACTGGCGCATGCCTATTTACGTGACGACCACGTACTGGATGCGGTGCTGCCGCCGGATATTCCCATCCCGAGTATCGCCGAAGTGCAGCGCGCGCTGTATGACGCCACTAAACAGGTTAGCGGCATGCCGGGGGAAGAGGTCAAACAACGTCTGCGTACCGGTACGGTGGTGACCACCGATGATCGCAACTGGGAATTGCGTTATTCCGCCTCGGCGCTGCGCTTTAACCTCAGCCGGGCGGTAGCCATCGATATGGAAAGCGCCACCATCGCCGCGCAGGGCTACCGTTTCCGCGTACCTTACGGCACGCTGCTGTGCGTCTCCGATAAGCCGCTGCATGGCGAGATTAAGCTACCGGGACAAGCGAACCGCTTCTACGAAGGGGCGATTTCCGAGCATCTGCAGATAGGGATCCGCGCCATCGATCTGCTGCGCGCCGAGGGCGACCACATGCACTCCCGCAAGCTGCGTACCTTCAACGAACCGCCGTTCCGTTAA